In Streptomyces capitiformicae, one genomic interval encodes:
- a CDS encoding acyl-CoA dehydrogenase family protein, with protein sequence MDFAFDARTEELRAKLLAFMDEYVYPAEAVAEEQRAELASPWDTPAVVEELKAEARRQGLWNLFLPDSEYGAGLTNLQYAPLAEITGRSPQLAPTALNCAAPDTGNMEVLTQFGDDAQKKQWLEPLLAGEIRSAFAMTEPEVASSDATNITTLIERAPEGTDEYVITGRKWYISGAMNPDCQIFIVMGKTDPGGSDIRRQQSMVLVPRDTPGVTVKRAMRVFGYEDHYHGGHAEVIFDHARVPVSNLIGEEGGGFAIAQARLGPGRIHHCMRLIGMAERAIELMCRRAVAREAFGKALAQQGVVHNWIADARVTVEQLRLLVLKTAWLMDTVGNRGAHTEIQAIKIATPRAVVDIIDRAIQLHGAGGVSQDFPLAELYAGARTLMIADGPDEVHQRSLARRELKRYV encoded by the coding sequence ATGGACTTCGCATTCGACGCCCGTACGGAGGAGCTGCGTGCCAAGCTCCTCGCCTTCATGGACGAGTATGTCTACCCGGCCGAGGCGGTGGCCGAGGAGCAGCGGGCGGAGCTGGCCTCGCCGTGGGACACGCCGGCCGTGGTGGAGGAGCTGAAGGCCGAGGCCCGCCGCCAGGGCCTGTGGAACCTCTTCCTGCCCGACTCCGAGTACGGGGCCGGGCTCACCAACCTCCAGTACGCGCCGCTCGCCGAGATCACCGGCCGTTCCCCGCAGTTGGCGCCGACCGCGCTGAACTGCGCGGCGCCCGACACGGGCAACATGGAGGTGCTCACCCAGTTCGGGGACGACGCCCAGAAGAAGCAGTGGCTGGAGCCGCTGCTGGCGGGTGAGATCCGGTCGGCTTTCGCGATGACGGAGCCCGAGGTGGCCTCGTCCGATGCCACGAACATCACCACGCTGATCGAGCGAGCCCCCGAGGGCACGGACGAGTACGTCATCACGGGGCGCAAGTGGTACATCTCCGGGGCCATGAACCCGGACTGCCAGATCTTCATCGTCATGGGGAAGACGGATCCGGGCGGTTCCGATATCCGGCGCCAGCAGTCGATGGTGCTGGTTCCCCGGGACACGCCGGGTGTGACCGTGAAGCGCGCGATGCGCGTGTTCGGCTACGAGGACCACTACCACGGTGGTCACGCCGAGGTGATCTTCGACCACGCGCGCGTGCCGGTGTCGAATCTGATCGGCGAGGAGGGCGGTGGCTTCGCCATCGCCCAGGCGCGGCTCGGTCCCGGGCGCATCCACCACTGCATGCGGCTCATCGGCATGGCCGAGCGGGCGATCGAGCTGATGTGCCGGCGGGCGGTGGCCCGGGAGGCCTTCGGCAAGGCACTCGCCCAGCAGGGGGTCGTGCACAACTGGATCGCCGACGCGCGAGTGACCGTCGAGCAACTGAGGCTGCTGGTCCTCAAGACGGCCTGGCTGATGGACACCGTCGGCAACAGGGGCGCCCACACGGAGATCCAGGCCATCAAGATCGCGACACCGCGCGCCGTCGTCGACATCATCGACCGGGCGATCCAGCTGCACGGTGCGGGGGGTGTCAGCCAGGACTTCCCGCTGGCCGAGCTGTACGCGGGGGCGCGGACGCTGATGATCGCGGACGGGCCGGACGAGGTGCACCAGCGGTCTCTGGCTCGGCGGGAGTTGAAGCGGTACGTGTAG
- a CDS encoding NUDIX hydrolase, with translation MSAADEILDIVDENDQVIGQAPRGEVYARGMRHRAVFVLVRDGEGRIFVHRRTATKLVFPSLYDMFVGGVVGAGESYDGAALREAEEELGVSGLPRPVPLFKFLYDDGGGRSWWSAVYEVRCEVAVDPQVEEVAWYGFLSEEELSRRLGEWAWVPDGVAAWERLRAR, from the coding sequence ATGAGCGCCGCCGACGAGATCCTCGACATCGTGGACGAGAACGACCAGGTCATCGGGCAGGCCCCGCGTGGGGAGGTGTACGCGCGCGGGATGCGGCATCGGGCCGTGTTCGTGCTGGTCCGGGATGGGGAAGGACGGATCTTCGTCCATCGGCGGACGGCCACGAAGCTGGTCTTTCCGTCTCTGTACGACATGTTCGTGGGCGGGGTGGTGGGGGCGGGCGAGAGTTATGACGGTGCGGCGTTGCGTGAGGCGGAGGAGGAGCTGGGGGTCTCCGGGCTGCCTCGGCCCGTTCCGCTGTTCAAGTTTCTGTACGACGACGGGGGCGGGCGGTCGTGGTGGTCGGCCGTGTACGAGGTGCGCTGCGAGGTGGCGGTGGATCCGCAGGTGGAGGAGGTCGCCTGGTACGGGTTCCTGTCCGAGGAGGAGCTGTCCCGGCGGTTGGGTGAGTGGGCGTGGGTGCCGGATGGGGTGGCGGCCTGGGAGCGGCTGCGGGCCCGCTGA
- a CDS encoding phosphotransferase family protein, producing MRPDHPPGLDPDRLRALLDAERPGLVAGPLTSRLIEGGRSNLTYEVTDGVAKWVVRRPPLGHVLATAHDMKREHRVISALHPTNVPVPRPVLLCENPENGAVPGAPFYVMDFVEGTPYRTAEQLAPLGPERTRAAVLGLVDTLVELHAVDPAEVGLADFGRPEGFLDRQLRRWGKQLDASRNRELAGIDELHAALGRQLPHSPAPAVVHGDYRLDNVLLGEDDEIKAILDWEMSTLGDPLTDLGLLVMYSVPLAMPDSPVSTTAAAAGHPEPDEIVERYAARSGRDVSAVAWYTAFAWFKLAVILEGIHYRYTLGQTVGRGFDRIGDLVPVFIEHGLTTLRTGSQEG from the coding sequence ATGCGCCCAGACCACCCACCCGGTCTCGATCCCGACCGGCTCCGCGCCCTCCTCGACGCCGAGCGGCCCGGACTGGTGGCCGGTCCGCTCACCAGCCGGCTGATCGAGGGCGGGCGGTCCAATCTGACGTACGAGGTCACGGACGGTGTCGCCAAGTGGGTCGTACGGCGGCCGCCGCTGGGCCATGTGCTGGCGACCGCGCACGACATGAAGCGCGAGCACCGGGTGATCAGCGCGCTGCACCCCACGAACGTACCGGTGCCGCGTCCCGTGCTGCTGTGCGAGAACCCCGAGAACGGGGCCGTGCCGGGCGCGCCCTTCTACGTCATGGACTTCGTGGAGGGCACTCCCTACCGCACCGCCGAGCAGCTCGCCCCGCTCGGTCCGGAGCGCACCCGGGCCGCCGTGCTGGGCCTGGTCGACACGCTCGTGGAGCTGCACGCGGTGGACCCGGCCGAGGTGGGCCTCGCCGACTTCGGGCGCCCGGAGGGGTTCCTCGACCGGCAGCTGCGGCGCTGGGGCAAGCAGTTGGACGCGTCCCGAAACCGCGAGCTGGCCGGCATCGACGAGCTGCACGCGGCCCTCGGGCGCCAACTGCCGCACTCCCCCGCCCCGGCCGTGGTGCACGGCGACTACCGGCTCGACAATGTCCTGCTGGGCGAGGACGACGAGATCAAGGCCATCCTCGACTGGGAGATGTCCACGCTCGGCGATCCGCTCACCGACCTGGGCCTGCTGGTCATGTACAGCGTGCCGCTCGCCATGCCCGACTCCCCCGTCTCCACGACCGCGGCGGCCGCCGGGCACCCGGAGCCGGACGAGATCGTCGAGCGGTACGCGGCCCGCTCCGGCCGCGATGTGTCCGCCGTCGCCTGGTACACGGCGTTCGCGTGGTTCAAGCTCGCCGTGATCCTGGAGGGCATCCACTACCGGTACACGCTCGGCCAGACGGTCGGCCGCGGTTTCGACCGCATCGGCGACCTGGTCCCCGTCTTCATCGAACACGGCCTGACGACTCTTCGTACCGGCTCCCAGGAGGGCTGA
- a CDS encoding TetR/AcrR family transcriptional regulator, whose product MPRTTDGDGTPVPQRLLAAATRLFAEQGYDRTSVQEIVEAAGVTKGALYHYFGSKDDLLHEVYARVLRIQQERLDAFAGADAPVEERLRGAAADVVVTTIDNLDDAMIFFRSMHHLSPEKNKQVRAERRRYHERFRALIEEGQEAGVFSKATPADLVVDYHFGSVHHLSTWYRPDGPMTPQEVADHLADLLLRALRP is encoded by the coding sequence GTGCCCAGGACGACGGACGGGGACGGTACTCCTGTCCCGCAGCGGCTGCTGGCCGCCGCCACCCGGCTCTTCGCCGAGCAGGGCTACGACCGCACCTCCGTGCAGGAGATCGTCGAGGCGGCGGGCGTCACCAAGGGGGCGCTCTACCACTACTTCGGCTCCAAGGACGATCTGCTGCACGAGGTGTACGCGCGCGTGCTGCGCATCCAGCAGGAGCGGCTGGACGCGTTCGCGGGGGCCGACGCGCCGGTCGAGGAGCGGTTGCGGGGGGCCGCGGCCGATGTCGTCGTCACCACGATCGACAACCTCGACGACGCGATGATCTTCTTCCGCTCCATGCACCATCTGAGCCCCGAGAAGAACAAGCAGGTCCGCGCCGAGCGCCGCCGCTACCACGAACGCTTCCGCGCGCTCATCGAGGAGGGCCAGGAGGCGGGCGTCTTCTCCAAGGCGACCCCCGCGGACCTGGTCGTCGACTACCACTTCGGCTCGGTCCACCACCTGTCGACCTGGTACCGCCCGGACGGCCCGATGACCCCCCAGGAGGTCGCGGACCACTTGGCGGACCTGCTACTGCGAGCACTGCGCCCGTAG
- a CDS encoding MBL fold metallo-hydrolase gives MTAGEPYTVELASDVYAYVQPDGGWCLNNAGWVSDGVSTLLVDTAATERRARALYRALEDTTVPAPMLLVNTHHHGDHTYGNKYFMPATIVSHAACRREALASGQHLHLLWPQTDFGDVPIMGADMTFTDRTTLHVGDIDVEVIHPGISHTVGDSFVWVPHRRIVFTGDLVFEGGTPFFLMGSLSGSLRALHMLRELGAETVVPGHGPVTDPSAFDRAERYIRFVADVAEKSHAAGLTPLEAARMTDLGEFAELRESERLVANLRRAYAELDGEPEGEGVHPFAGFMDMAAVNGGEMMACHA, from the coding sequence ATGACCGCGGGAGAGCCGTACACCGTCGAGCTGGCGAGCGACGTGTACGCGTATGTGCAGCCGGACGGCGGATGGTGTCTGAACAACGCCGGATGGGTGAGCGACGGTGTGAGCACCCTGCTCGTGGACACCGCGGCGACCGAGCGGCGCGCCCGCGCGCTGTACCGGGCTCTCGAGGACACGACGGTTCCCGCGCCGATGCTGCTGGTCAACACCCACCACCACGGGGATCACACGTACGGCAACAAGTACTTCATGCCGGCCACGATCGTCTCGCACGCCGCCTGCCGCCGTGAGGCGCTGGCGAGCGGGCAGCATCTGCATCTGCTGTGGCCGCAGACCGACTTCGGGGACGTCCCCATCATGGGCGCGGACATGACGTTCACGGACCGTACGACCCTGCATGTGGGCGACATCGACGTCGAGGTGATCCACCCGGGCATCTCGCACACGGTGGGCGACTCGTTCGTCTGGGTGCCGCACCGCCGGATCGTGTTCACCGGGGACCTGGTCTTCGAGGGCGGGACGCCGTTCTTCCTGATGGGTTCGCTGAGCGGTTCGCTACGCGCACTGCACATGCTGCGGGAGCTGGGCGCCGAGACCGTCGTACCGGGGCACGGGCCGGTCACCGATCCCTCGGCGTTCGACCGGGCCGAACGGTACATACGGTTCGTGGCCGACGTCGCCGAGAAGTCGCACGCGGCCGGGCTGACCCCGTTGGAGGCGGCCCGGATGACCGACCTCGGGGAGTTCGCCGAACTGCGCGAGAGCGAGCGGCTGGTGGCGAACCTGCGTCGGGCGTACGCCGAGCTGGACGGGGAACCAGAAGGTGAGGGCGTCCACCCGTTCGCCGGGTTCATGGACATGGCCGCCGTCAACGGCGGGGAGATGATGGCCTGCCACGCGTGA
- a CDS encoding YidH family protein: MSEFVRNIRLWFVPEGIREEGGTPDYRFSLANERTFLAWLRTSLALIGGGFAVDQFLPDLRWGWRVGLALALLAAGVLCAFRAVNHWVRCERAMRRGEDLPVSRFPALLGVVVAVVAIAMVVVVLLGWEG; this comes from the coding sequence GTGAGCGAATTTGTGCGGAACATCCGGCTCTGGTTCGTGCCGGAGGGGATTCGGGAGGAGGGCGGGACGCCCGACTATCGGTTCTCGTTGGCGAATGAACGGACCTTTCTGGCCTGGCTGCGTACCTCGCTCGCGCTCATCGGCGGGGGTTTCGCGGTGGACCAGTTCCTGCCGGACCTGCGTTGGGGCTGGCGCGTGGGGCTGGCCCTCGCCCTGCTGGCCGCCGGGGTGCTGTGCGCGTTCCGCGCGGTGAACCACTGGGTGCGCTGCGAGCGGGCGATGCGGCGCGGCGAGGATCTGCCGGTGTCGCGCTTCCCGGCACTGCTGGGCGTCGTGGTCGCCGTCGTGGCCATCGCCATGGTGGTGGTCGTGCTGCTCGGGTGGGAAGGGTGA
- a CDS encoding SDR family oxidoreductase, producing the protein MVGVVQGAGVVVTGAGGGIGAALARRFAAEGARVVVNDLDAERARAVAEEIGGIAVPGDASTIVGAAREALGGVVDVYCANAGVASGGTEAADEKVWALAWDVNVMAHVRAAQELLPDWLERGSGRFVSTVSAAGLLTMIGAAPYSVTKHGAYAFAEWLSLTYRHRGLKVHAICPQGVRTDMLTASGSAGDLVLAPTAIEPEDVADALVEGMEKDRFLILPHPEVAGFYQARAADPERWLTNMNHIQQKWEATG; encoded by the coding sequence ATCGTGGGAGTCGTGCAGGGTGCGGGAGTGGTCGTCACCGGGGCCGGGGGTGGGATCGGGGCGGCTCTGGCTCGGCGGTTCGCGGCGGAGGGCGCTCGGGTCGTCGTGAATGACCTGGACGCGGAGCGGGCGCGGGCGGTGGCCGAGGAGATCGGTGGGATCGCCGTGCCCGGGGACGCGTCCACGATTGTCGGCGCGGCCCGTGAGGCACTCGGCGGGGTGGTCGACGTGTACTGCGCGAATGCCGGAGTCGCCTCGGGGGGTACGGAGGCGGCCGATGAGAAGGTGTGGGCGCTCGCCTGGGACGTGAACGTGATGGCGCATGTCCGGGCGGCGCAGGAGTTGCTGCCGGACTGGCTGGAGCGCGGCAGTGGGCGTTTCGTGTCCACGGTCTCGGCGGCCGGGCTGCTCACGATGATCGGCGCCGCGCCGTACAGCGTCACCAAGCACGGGGCGTACGCGTTCGCCGAGTGGCTGTCGCTCACGTACCGCCACCGCGGCCTCAAGGTTCACGCGATCTGCCCCCAGGGGGTGCGCACCGACATGCTGACGGCGTCCGGCAGCGCGGGCGACCTGGTGCTCGCGCCGACCGCGATCGAGCCGGAGGACGTGGCCGACGCGCTCGTCGAGGGCATGGAGAAGGACCGTTTTCTGATCCTGCCGCACCCCGAGGTGGCCGGTTTCTACCAGGCGCGCGCCGCGGATCCGGAGCGGTGGCTGACGAACATGAACCACATTCAGCAGAAGTGGGAGGCGACTGGCTGA
- a CDS encoding exo-beta-N-acetylmuramidase NamZ family protein: MHLSRRTLLAAAPAVPLTAAAPTKSATPKFHTGFERLAATGYKELGGQKVGIVTNPTGITKDARHIVDVMHTDDRVDLRAVFGPEHGFRGTAQAGGSEGRHDDPATGLPVYDTYLKSGRPLADIFTASGVDTIVFDIQDVGARFYTYIWTLYDCMEAAQSAGKRFVVLDRPNPITGRSAEGPVLHKEFATFVGRQPISQAHGMTVAELARLFNEEFLTTPVPLETVLMSGWKRSRFYDTSGLPWVPPSPNMPTPDTALVYSGTGLFEGTNLSEGRGTTRPFELLGAEGIDRRWAAAANELGLPGAHFREAYFAPTFSKFQGKTIGGVQIHVHDRAAYDPVRTGIGLLVTARKVWSGFAWRSDNWIDKLTGSARVRTMIDAGADTDDVVAGWQEELAAFRRVRKEYLLYR, encoded by the coding sequence ATGCACCTCTCCCGCCGCACTCTGCTGGCCGCAGCCCCCGCGGTCCCCCTGACGGCAGCAGCCCCCACCAAGTCGGCCACCCCGAAATTCCACACCGGCTTCGAGCGCCTGGCAGCCACCGGCTACAAAGAACTCGGCGGTCAAAAAGTCGGCATCGTCACCAACCCCACCGGCATCACCAAAGACGCCCGCCACATCGTCGACGTGATGCACACCGACGACCGAGTGGACCTCAGGGCCGTCTTCGGCCCTGAGCACGGCTTTCGCGGCACAGCGCAGGCCGGCGGCTCCGAGGGCCGCCACGACGACCCGGCGACGGGGCTGCCCGTCTACGACACCTACCTGAAGAGCGGCCGCCCCCTCGCGGACATCTTCACCGCCTCCGGCGTGGACACGATCGTCTTCGACATCCAGGACGTGGGCGCCCGCTTCTACACATACATCTGGACGCTGTACGACTGCATGGAGGCGGCCCAGTCGGCGGGCAAGCGCTTCGTGGTGCTGGACCGCCCGAACCCGATCACCGGCCGCTCCGCCGAAGGCCCCGTGCTGCACAAGGAGTTCGCGACTTTCGTCGGCCGGCAGCCCATCTCGCAGGCGCATGGGATGACGGTGGCGGAGCTGGCGCGGCTGTTCAACGAGGAGTTCCTCACCACGCCCGTACCGCTGGAGACGGTGCTGATGTCCGGGTGGAAGCGGTCGCGGTTCTACGACACCTCCGGGCTGCCCTGGGTGCCGCCGAGCCCGAACATGCCGACGCCGGACACCGCTCTCGTGTACTCCGGGACGGGCCTCTTCGAGGGGACGAACCTGTCGGAGGGGCGCGGCACCACCCGCCCGTTCGAGCTGCTCGGCGCCGAGGGGATCGACCGGCGCTGGGCGGCCGCCGCGAACGAACTCGGCCTCCCCGGCGCACACTTCAGGGAGGCGTACTTCGCGCCCACGTTCTCCAAGTTCCAGGGGAAGACCATCGGCGGCGTACAGATCCATGTCCATGACCGGGCGGCGTACGACCCCGTACGCACCGGTATCGGCCTCCTCGTGACCGCGAGGAAGGTGTGGAGCGGCTTCGCCTGGCGCTCCGACAACTGGATCGACAAGCTGACCGGCTCCGCGCGTGTACGCACGATGATCGACGCGGGGGCGGACACGGACGACGTGGTGGCGGGCTGGCAGGAGGAGTTGGCGGCGTTCCGGAGAGTGCGGAAGGAATATCTGCTCTATCGGTAG
- a CDS encoding DUF202 domain-containing protein, whose protein sequence is MTPRRPDVERDPGLQPERTRLAWRRTTLTGAVVAVLAVKSALRGGPSVAGLAAAGLCAVLWLGLLALAHRRIGTLAAARPAVLSPRTAVAAVLCTVALAVCGAVLVF, encoded by the coding sequence GTGACTCCTCGGCGCCCGGACGTCGAGCGCGACCCCGGTCTGCAGCCCGAGCGCACCCGGCTCGCGTGGCGGCGTACGACCCTGACGGGCGCCGTGGTCGCCGTACTCGCCGTGAAGTCGGCGCTGCGCGGCGGGCCGTCCGTGGCCGGGCTCGCGGCCGCCGGCCTGTGCGCGGTGCTGTGGCTGGGCCTCCTCGCCCTCGCTCACCGGCGCATCGGCACCCTCGCGGCAGCCCGCCCGGCTGTCCTCTCGCCCCGGACCGCCGTCGCGGCCGTCCTGTGCACGGTCGCCCTCGCGGTGTGCGGCGCGGTGCTGGTGTTCTGA